From a region of the Theobroma cacao cultivar B97-61/B2 chromosome 8, Criollo_cocoa_genome_V2, whole genome shotgun sequence genome:
- the LOC18591493 gene encoding 1-acylglycerol-3-phosphate O-acyltransferase, translated as MNGTLYRWSSLILRKMAEEINKVEHRSSPTTTVAKSRSFWPSVLRWIPTSTDHIIASEKRLLSLVKTPYVQEQVNIGSGAPGSKVRWFRSSSNEPRFINTVTFDSKEGSPTLVMVHGYAASQGFFFKNFDYLASRFKVIAIDQLGWGGSSRPDFTCKSTEETEAWFVDSFEEWRKAKNLSNFILLGHSLGGYVAAKYALKHPEHVQHLILVGPAGFTAESDGKSEWLTRFRATWKGAILNHLWESNFTPQKLVRGLGPWGPDLVHKYTTARFSPRYSAENVLTEEESRLLTDYVYHTLAAKASGELCLKYIFAFGAFARMPLLHSASEWKVPTTFIYGVQDWMNYQGAQEARKQMKVPCEIFRVPQAGHFVFLENPDGFHSAMLYACRRFLSPHPDDEPFPEGLQSA; from the exons ATGAACGGGACTCTCTATCGTTGGTCtagcttaattttaagaaaaatggcTGAAGAAATTAATAAGGTGGAGCATCGATCATCTCCAACGACTACTGTAGCGAAATCCAGATCGTTTTGGCCCTCCGTTCTCCGTTGGATCCCCACTTCCACCGACCACATCATCGCCTCCGAGAAGCGCCTTCTCTCTCTCGTCAA GACTCCCTATGTGCAAGAGCAAGTGAATATAGGTTCAGGTGCACCTGGTTCTAAAGTTAGGTGGTTTCGTTCTTCGAGTAATGAGCCGAGGTTTATAAATACAGTTACCTTTGACAGCAAGGAGGGTTCTCCAACTCTTGTAATGGTACATGGATATGCTGCTTCTCAGGGTttctttttcaagaatttCGATTACCTAGCCAGTCGTTTCAAGGTCATTGCTATTGATCAGCTTGG TTGGGGTGGATCAAGCAGGCCTGATTTTACATGCAAAAGCACTGAAG AAACTGAGGCATggtttgttgattcttttgagGAATGGCGTAAAGCAAAAAATCTGAGTAACTTTATATTACTTGGGCATTCCTTAGGAGGATATGTTGCAGCTAAATATGCTCTCAAG CATCCTGAACATGTTCAACACTTAATTCTAGTAGGACCTGCTGGATTTACAGCAGAATCAGATGGCAAATCTGAGTGGCTAACCCGCTTCCGAGCAACATGGAAAGGTGCAATTTTGAATCATTTGTGGGAGTCTAATTTTACTCCTCAGAAGCTTGTAAG AGGTTTAGGTCCTTGGGGTCCAGATCTTGTACATAAGTATACAACTGCTAGATTTAGTCCTAGATATTCAGCTGAAAATGTGCTGACGGAGGAGGAGTCTAGACTGCTAACAG ATTATGTGTACCATACTTTAGCTGCAAAAGCAAGTGGAGAGCTGTgcttaaaatatatatttgcatTTGGAGCCTTTGCTCGGATGCCCCTTTTACACAG TGCATCTGAGTGGAAAGTGCCTACTACTTTTATATATGGAGTTCAAGATTGGATGAACTATCAAGGAGCCCAAGAAGCTCGTAAGCAAATGAAGGTCCCATGTGAAATTTTCAGGGTTCCTCAG GCTGGACATTTTGTGTTCCTTGAAAATCCAGATGGATTTCATTCAGCCATGTTATATGCTTGTAGGAGATTTCTCTCACCTCACCCTGATGATGAACCCTTTCCTGAAGGTTTGCAATCAGCTTAG
- the LOC18591494 gene encoding V-type proton ATPase 16 kDa proteolipid subunit, with the protein MSSTFSGDETAPFFGFLGAAAALVFSCMGAAYGTAKSGVGVASMGVMRPELVMKSIVPVVMAGVLGIYGLIIAVIISTGINPKAKSYYLFDGYAHLSSGLACGLAGLSAGMAIGIVGDAGVRANAQQPKLFVGMILILIFAEALALYGLIVGIILSSRAGQSRAE; encoded by the exons ATGTCTTCGACATTCAGTGGCGATGAAACTGCTCCTTTCTTCGGCTTCCTGGGGGCCGCAGCTGCCCTTGTTTTCTCCT GTATGGGAGCCGCTTATGGGACCGCGAAGAGTGGGGTTGGTGTAGCGTCGATGGGGGTGATGAGGCCGGAGCTGGTGATGAAGTCGATCGTTCCCGTAGTTATGGCTGGTGTGCTCGGTATTTATGGCTTGATTATTGCTGTTATTATTAGTACCGGAATTAATCCCAAGGCTAAGTCTTATTACCTTTTCGATGGATACGCGCATCTGTCCTCTGGTCTCGCTTGTGGCCTCGCTGGTCTTTCCGCTGGTATGGCTATTGGGATCGTTGGTGATGCTGGCGTTAG AGCTAATGCACAGCAGCCAAAGCTTTTCGTTGGTATGATCCTCATTCTCATCTTTGCTGAGGCATTGGCACTATATGGTTTGATTGTCGGCATTATTCTCTCTTCCAGAGCTGGTCAATCAAGAGCCGAGTGA